The Salvia splendens isolate huo1 chromosome 20, SspV2, whole genome shotgun sequence nucleotide sequence CTTGTCCCGCTTGATGTAATGGAGGAACGCTCCTTCTATTTCAGCTCCGCTGAAATCTCCGCCCTGCGCCGCAGCCTGCCGCCGCATCTCCAGCGCTGCTCAAAATTCGAGATCGTGGCAGGCTGCACGTGGCGCTGCCAGACTATCGCAATCTCTCCCAAACCCGACGAAGAGATTAGATTCTCGGTCTTTATTGATAACCGAAAGATAATGAAGCCACGGCTTCCAATCGGGTAATGATATAAACACTTCTCAATGCATAACTAGAGATCAGATCTCAACCACTAGATTCAAACCTGAGATTGGGcggattttaaaaataagagtTCTGTATAAGGGTGTTTTGGCAAAATTGTAGGTTTTACACGTCGTATGAACTAAACGCACTTGATATGAATCATTTTCGTATGCAAAACGTCCTAAATCATCTATAAAATGACCCCGTTTTGAAAACACAGAGTTCATTTTAAGGACGTTTTGATCTAAGGGTAAAATTGTCTCTTTGACCCCTAGTATAAATTAAAACGCTCTTATAATGAACTCTGTGTTTTTGAATTCTCAAATTTTTAAATCAATTTCATCcttcattttttattagtgGTTGAGATTTGATCTTGAGTTTTGTACTAAAGGGGTGAGTCTTTTTCATTGTTTTGCAACGTGTTAATTCCTAATTAATACGCATCAGGTACTATGGCAACGTTATAGTATTTCCGGTGGTAGTGACTACAGCCGGTGAGTTGTCAAAGAATCCGCTGCACTACGCGGTGGAGTTGGTGAGGAAGGCAAAACGCGAAGTAGTGACTGATGAGTACCTGAGATCAGTGGCGAGTCTAATGGTGATGCGAGATCGCCCTAGTATGACAGAAGCAAACACTTATGTGGTGTCGAATATGACGCACGTGGGTTTCGAGCAAATGGATGTTGGGTGGGGCACGGCAGAATACGGTGGGATGTCTAAAGGAATTTATAGGCCGACCGGTAAAATTCAAATAGCTTGGTACTCTCCCTTTAAGGATGGTTTCGTGGTTCCGGTTAGCCTACCTCTCGAATCCATGAAAGTCTTCGAGAATAAACTTCAGGTCATGATGACTACCGCTCCAAAACCTTCATCTCTATGATACGGACAACCATCAAACCCGAGTTTCAAATCCGCTAGGAGCTCAAGAGTCCCCTGACACGGCCCGTGTCTATGTTAGCGTCTAGTAAATTATAACCGAGACTGTTAGGTTATTTTATCTAATATTTTGTGATTTAGTTATGTTTATTTTTAGGTTTCCCTGTCGGTTATTTTCCATATTGCAAAATAGAGTTTAAACGGGCAAAAATAAACTCTATAAATATGTACTCTTATTTTTTATGATGTTAGCGGAATAATAAAAGTCATAGAGCCATTTCTCACTTCTTCTCCACTTTCGGATTAGAAATTTTCAAAACCATATGGAACTAGGGTTCCACCACCACCTTCAGCAAGaacaaactatatatatattgaagttgatttctttttattttacattttcgATATAACATGACTCAGAATCGGGATTTCTCAATAATTTCAACACAAATTTATTCTCAATTTTCCCATAGCGCGTACAACTTAATTTTACTACACTAACCCGATCTGAAAGACCAAATTAGTTAAAGAGCATTGAAATATAAGGTGAATAGATACGATGATAAAAATGACCACTACTCACAATGCTTCGACAACTTCCGGTAAGTTTCAGCCGCAGAAGAGGGCATCCGAGGGATCTTCTTgacgaaaaaaaaaactctgCATGCATGAACCAATTTATAAGGAAAATAATCAATCcaatactccattcatttcctaaaaatagaaacttttccTTTTTTGATCCACTTTccgaaaaatagaaaatttccCTTTTAGGACACTTGTTTCCCTCTATGAGATGAGACccatctctttcttattttactaattttgtatttAAACCTGTgctattttaaaaattcatattttaaaaaaacggaGGGTGTATTATGTGCATGTTCTTAATGAATTTGTTAGTAGTTAGGTACCTGTATAACAATAATCGCAAGGTGAAGTAGTCAGTGATGGACCGGAAAATTAATGTAAAGTAGATATGAATTGCAAGGGTTACGATCCCTTGCTAGCTAATTAACAATCCCAAATTAAGACCAaatctcaaccattagattaggagaAATAGCTATTAAAATAATACAAtgtggattatattttaaatttaaaaaattattaaataaattataaggGTATTAATGTTAATTCCTATATATGgtagttaaaattaatcacTTTCTCGGTCGACAAAATTatctttaaatattaaatttatgtaactcttactatttaaattattttttcttaaaaaatatatcaacttaaaggtaatttcataaggatttcAATgaaatctcaattgcatatgtttcgacgataatcttggtccactatctaATAACATTACTTTAATCATCTTTCTCctcatttctcttattttaccaattaataCATTAGTTCCCGTGATATTtcaaatgtttatatttttatggaacaaaGAGAGTATATGTTTTTGGCTCATTTCATCGTGGAGTTTTCTAATTGAAGATATCAAAATAATACTGTATGATTTCGAATCATTAATAGCAGTTAGGGATACGTGAAAAGAAAAGATACTACTCCCTTTGTCTcatagaaataggtcatttagggttgacacaagttttaatgtgtaattgataaagtaagagagaatgtgaaaaattagttgaaattgtgtagtgggtGGTGGAACCATAAATGACAAcgtaaaagagaagaagaaaaaaggttACCTATGAgacggatgaaaaaggaaatatggccTATTTATATGAGACAGAGGtaatattatatactcctatttatcattactttattctctccatgtagcaaagaaaataaaactgCAAAAAGTCTCGTGTCACACAAGGAATGAGTCATCTTCCTTTCTTAAAtaggagggagtagtatatgcGGTATTGCTACGTTTAGTGGTAAATAAATAGTGTTATTAATAGTCATTGTCGTGTTCTCGATATTGCCGATTCTTTCAACGCGAACATTGCTTCTACAAACAACCACTATAGCGGGCCCAGTATCAAACGCTCGGCTTTACCACTTATAGCAACCAAAATGTTTTCCACGTTATCCTATCCACATTTATACCAATGGTCCATTGTCCTTATCTACTAAGCTAATTTTTAATTGGATCATGAATTGTCAGCAACTATATATAGGGATGGCTAAAAACGGCCATTTAAAATTTACCCTATTTACCAACTAGTAATTTTCCATTTTCAGGCAAACCTATGCGCGTTGCATATTAATTACACCTAATTACTAGGTAAAGTGACATAGTCACGAATTTGACTTGGGAGAAGCCACTTTACAacaatatatactccctccgtatacCAGTGTCTAAATATcctattttttaatttcctttaataattaaatcattttatttttactatttacTATTTAGTAATAAACTCTAATTCTCCTAACTCAATTCACTTCACATGTTATTTTACTAATACttatactaatactaataaataaatatataactcTCATTCTAATAACTTTTTCTATCCATTTCTCTCAATATTTTTAAAACCCATGTCAGACCAAGGTGGGACACATCATAGCGAACGGGGAAATATAAAACGCAAAAACGAAAATACGACATGAACATGGACAAAATTAACAAAATGAGACTTTATCCCGTTTGGGGCACGATAATTGCAGGTTGAGCTCAAGTGTGGTTCGGGTCGGGTTCGGGTATTCGTCAATAAtgaatactattattattttattattttattttattttccactttataGAGTTAAAATTAGGTCATCATTTCTCACTTTTCATGGGGCATTCATTTCATTCCTTGTTCTCACCACCACGTCATCGTTGGGTCATATCTCATCCGCAATATGTCTGAATCATTTTATGTCATTATCTTATGATTATAGTATCGGGCTCGTACGTTATCAAGTCATATCAGATTCACAACGTTAACATGTAATTGTGATAGTCAACATGCATAAGATTGTGTTGCTAACATAGTCGTGTCGTGTGTGGATAGTATTCAGATTTTAAAATAGCAGTCAGATTCATATTCGGGTAGAAAATTTCAAAGGTATATGCATATTAAGTTGGACGGAGCTAGCTTATGGAGTAGCTAGCAAGGGAAAATGCCCCACCTCGAACTTCATCACATATGTAAAAATTatgtaaattataaaatttatttgttttagtttttccCTAGTTGCCCcttttaaaactcttaaattTTGCCTATATTTTTGCCCCCAGCGTATAAATTCATGGCTCCATACTTCTTCCATTGCATAAGCATGTAATAATGGTTGTTACAAGAAAAACACCTGAGCTGCTTTGTCCAGCAGAGTCCACACCCCATGAATTCAAATCTCTCTCTGATATAGATGATCAGACCTTCCTCCGAATGTATGTTACAACAATAAATTTCTACAAAAAGAATCCATCGATGGAAGGGAAAGATCTAGTGAAGATTATTCGTGAGGCTATTGCCAAAGCCTTGGTCTTTTACTACCTGTTTGCCGGGCGGTTGAGGGAACACACTGGATGGAAGCTCGTGGTCGAATGCACTGGCCAAGGGGTAGTGTTTGCCGAGGCTAACACGGATGTAACGCTACTGTATTTCGGGGAGGATGCCCTTTATTCACCCTTCCCCAACTCTAATGACATTACTCTTGATGTGCCAAACAACCAAGGAATTTTGTTTGATATTCCACTTATGTTCGTACAGGCACAATAATTATCATTTTCAGTATACGAAGTATAACGTTACTCCGTCTatcactaattaattttaagaTGGAACCTAAAATTTTTTATAATGATATTAGAGCGTGTTGCCTAATCGCTTAATCTTTAACTGTTCCAACAGTATATTTTGGATAAGACAAACAATATTCACATCAGTATGAATACTGATTTTTTAGCACTCTATAGCTCACGTTTTAGGATACCCAAATGAGTACTGATTTTCAAATTATCATATCAATATCAATTATTCAAATGAGTAACTAAGATCGGTCAAATTCAAGTCAATTCAACAAGattattgaattattattttcttaacTATTTAATTTGCGTATTTAACTGCTCAAAATATCAGTGTCTCattgaaataaatattttttctttatttcttttatttttttctgttttcacTTAAACAACTTGTACAGGTTACAAGACTAAAATGTGGGGGATTTATCTTTTCAATCTGTTTCAATCACACAATGTGCGATGGTATCAGCCTTTCCCAATTTCTCTCTGCCGTGGGTGAACTTGCCCGTGGAGCGGCCTCCCCTTCTATTCGACCGGTCTGGGAACGGCATCTTCTCACGGCCCCCCAGCCACTGCGCTTGTCGTTCCCACATCGTGAATACGACGTCGCAACTGGCACAATTGGTGGACCCCACATCCCACTAGATCAGATATTGGGAAGCTCTTTCTTTTTTGGCCCGGCCGAAATCTCCGCCCTGGGGCGCAGCCTGCCACCGTACCTCCAGCGCTGTTCCAAATTCGAAATCGTGGCAGGCTGCACGTGGCGCTGCCAGACAATCGCCCTCTCTCTCAACCCCGACGAAGAGATTAGATTCATCGGGGTTGTGGATTACCGGAGGCAGATAAACCGGTGGCTTCCGGTTGGGTACTACGGTACCGGCGGCAATAACTGTTGGAAGTGATAACAAAATTGATCAAGCCACTGCataccaagttgatcaagccgccGCTAACAAAGTTAATTAAGCCGCTGGAcaccaagttgatcaagctgctgcTAACAGGGTTGATCAAGTCGCTTCATggcaagttgatcaagctgctgcATACAATGCTGAGATTACTAACCATGATGATCAGTGTATGGTAACAAAGCAACATGCACGTGATAAACAAGTCATCAATCTCACACGTGCCAAGCTCGTGGTTGTACCAGAAGACACAGCTAAGATCGTGGACCACTTGTGTACCacttggagagacgtgttgATCAAAAGGTTAAAGAAGAAAGTACTTGACTGTAGTTTGTTATGATTAAGCTCAGTTTGTTATGATTAAGCTCTGTAAACTTGATTTAGCTTGTACGATGTTTTATTAGAGTTGGGATCTAGATTGTTCGAATGTAATGATATATGTATCAGCTCATTGAGCTTTACAGTTAAGCAATGAAACAATAGATTCCACATGAATACTTTCTTCTTCATGAATTTCATTGCACATTTTCATGGTATTAGAGCAGGATCCTTTAGATCATGTCTCTCCTACTTCTTCAACTTTTTCATTGTTATCACTCAAATCAAAATGGCCAAAGCCAatgtgtaacgccccactttcggaaccctaatttgcgaagcataatatttttgcatttaatgcttttaatgctgtgaagtatgtgaattaaatgatgagtgaattaattgcatgttttctgtgtgacctaattgcgttttggaatttagatttgatttgattagtcaAATCCGTTGAGCATATGACGTGGATGTTGAATAGTCAAAGATGTGGAACACATGACGTGGCCATTGAAAGGTCAAAGTGTTGAGaatatgtggtggaagtgaaaatggttgaaattgtGACGTGGATGTGTGAATAATCTatgcggggtgaaatatattgtggcgaattatttcttaagggatgagtgagattaaataggagcaTCAGTATTCATTTGGCATTTTCGACCCCTGTTATTATTGGAGAAGAAATCTTATTtttccttggatttaattaattgcttgggatatttatcaaaattaaatccaaagttcGATTATTCCATATTCTCTCCATGAGAAAAACGGCACCTATGCCTTACAccatggagatttcgaaatcctTCTATTTATGGGAggaggaaattattcattatatattttgatcccttatatATTCtcttccatgaataaatataaacatcctagcaaatcttaccatatctaaggagatcttgtcatatcctatttaaattaggatttgaatttaattccttgtgggagaatatatataaaaatcgcCTACTCACTTTTTATTGGGAGGATTTATTATTTTCTGCTCCGTAgcattttattctactccgtgaaataccaaattaaatcataggctaattaaatagcctagatTTCGAATTCCTCCTATTTTCTCTCATAATTCACGTCAACTTCCACTCCTCCATAtcttttcaaatctttaatttatttaattaaagattataTCTTGCAATctataaataagagagaaatcCTAAACctaaatcacaaaatacacgccTCCCACTCCCTTGAAATTCACGCCTCTCCTCTCCCCACTCTCTCCCAatttttcttccatttttctccataaattcttcatcttttgagaagaatttaagttgaggtctcaagaattattgaagaatcaagattatacTTTATTTCTACCGATTGCTtttgatcaagaaaggtataattgaatttcttttcctcatcctctccattAAAACCTTGATTTTGATTCCATCATGCATATAATAAGTGTAAAGATCGTATATCTAATATTTAATCGGGTGGGATTGATGGTTGCATGAAAAAAAGAATATGTATATGCATTTAGGTTGTTtatgaatgaacttgtggatgatttgtggtgaatgctatgtgaatatatgagaacatgatgaTGAgactttttgaagcatgattatgtgttgggagtatgaatatatatgttgggatgaatatttgataaacccaaattcaaaatttggaaGCATGACAACTGTGGTGTTCGTACAGTAGATTCCgaacgtgtgtttgactgaccaaacgatcttattttggttcgacattttaactgagtaaacttcaaggtatCTTCTGCGTTGTGTGTGAATATCAGCCTTTTTGGtcaaaagatgaatttttaatgaattattgaattcgactacgcagttctgtcagaatttattttctcgaccagtgagtttcgttttttatttgaccgacctaaacatgtgattttgatttgaaattttaactgtatgaCCTTTGATGTGTATACTGGGTTGTGGCAAAATtgcagccccaacggaggtcggatggatttttaatgatttttacaaaacgactgcgcttTTTAGCCAGATTTAAGTCATGCAAAGATAATCTATGTTGTTAAGCtttgaatgatatacatgatgcatatgtgtGAAGAAACCCATTCTATGATGTAGTGATGTGTTGTGCGTTGATGGTGTatttccttatgttgataaaacgaattgatgggaaaagggaaacgttggggatatgcatgattttgagtcgatAATTGAGACTGATTTATGatacacataaattttaaaggtgataactcgcgctctcagcaTGATAGCAAGGGGAAGAAAGTGCTTGAGATCTAAGCCGTCggggtgggctttcttttaaataaggaccatGTCCTAAATATCTTATCGATGGGAATGCAACTATATTTATCATGCGGTATTTTGAGTTTAaagtgcctatctgatgtggtttttgccactattatttaaatcgaattcgggtcctcgtagggccgcaaaccctacttggattagtgtacacctatggtagactgtgtgctagcgtacgggctggccggtctagtgacttggtttgtggccacattcgaagtcatgtattggcagatatggttaacgtctatgggaaaatgacttatcaatcgacttttacaatgggaaatgattttgagtgcctcggacctttctaaagataaaaccccgatggttacttatgtatggcatgataaataatacttttattgaaaatgttttcggcatgagtccactgagtattattatagtactcagccctgcatgtgttttccttatgtgcaggttgagcggcgacgaacggttggcggtgttgagcaaattaattaaaattatgagactatcttgaaactccgagtgtcgtcgtgtcttcacacatgacttcacttttctcttagatgcttccgctaaaacaTGATTACTCTTATCTTTAGGTTGAAACTGAAACTATTGGATTCTTGTTAGGGATATTGAGACATGTTATGTTTTGGATTATTTTGAGCCTTGCCATTTTGACCTAAAATATGATAGTCATTCTTCATTGGGTTTCATTGCTAAAGCGTGACCTTCTTTTcttatacttaattgttcatttatttccttggtcaaaccccttttaataaaaccctagcccttttctttaattgcatttaagtCCTGTTAGGTCATGATCGTCGCATTTAattaccctagaagggcggtcgtgacacaatGAGTCCATTCCCTTGGAAACACTGCCACTTATCTTTTCCCAATTGCCTCCAATTTCTGTCAAGTTGAATGATGGAAACTTGCTCATGTGGCAGCAACAAGTAGATGTAGCAGTCTATGGCTACAGTCTTGAGGGTTTTCTCACAGGAGAAGTAGATCCTCCAGAAAGACAGATCCTTGATGAAGAGAGTGAATCAATGGTGATCAATCCTACTTTTATAGCATGGCAGAGACAGGATAGAAGGGTGGCTGGATGGTTGCTATCCTCACTGTCTGAAAATGCCTTAACCTTAGTGGTTGGGCTCAGATCTGCAAGAGACATTTGGAGGGCGCTTGAGACAAACTTTGCAAGCCGCTAAACTGCCAAAGTGATGCAATATAGGCAGCAAATGCAGAATTTGAAGAAAAGAGGTCTCAGCATGACTGAGTTTGCCGCTAAACTGCCAAAGTGATGCAATATAGGCAGCAAATGCAGAATTTGAAGAAAGAAGGTCTCAGCATGAATGAGTTTCTGGGTAAGATGAGAACCTACTTTGATTTGTTAGGATCTGTTGGATGTAGAATTTCTGAGGGAGAACAGGTTCTACACATTCTGGGAGGTCTAGGCCAGGAATATGATCCTGTTGTGTGTGTTATTACTTCAAGAACAGATCTATGGAATATAGGAGATGTTAGTGCATTTCTGCTCAGTTTTGAGTCTGGAATGGAAACAACTAAAGCGCACTCAGTAGCTCAGAAGGATCTCAACCAGCCCTCAACCTTGTTCATCAACAATATGGCCAGAAAAGAGATCAGCCCTTCAACAACAACAGATTTGAATCTGAAAATGGAAGAGGCTTTGGAGGAAGGGGGCAAAGAGGTAGAGGTGGAAGAGATTTTGGAAGAGGAAACACCAACAAAATTGTGTGCCAGTTGTGTGAAAAACCTAGTCACTCTGCAGCCAAATGCTGACATAGGTTTGAACATAACTACACTCCACCTCAAGCCAACTTCAGAGGAACTGCACCACAGCAACAACAACAAGGCTATTTTAACTATGTCCAATCTGTTCCAAGATCTCCATCAGGCTCTTGCTCTGTTGCTGCTCCATCTGAGTTTAACTATGGTGATGGCTCATCATCAAGCTGGTATCCAGATTCAGGGGCCACTCACCACGTTTCAAATGAtctcaacaatctcaacatcagcTCAGAGTACACAGGAAGTAACAATCTCTTGCTTGGTAATGGAGATGGTGTTAAAATTGCTAATGTTGGAGAATCTGCTTTTAAATCTCATTCAGCTGGTTTCTCCATACAACTCCATCTTAAAAATCTCT carries:
- the LOC121781377 gene encoding benzyl alcohol O-benzoyltransferase-like, with protein sequence MVVTRKTPELLCPAESTPHEFKSLSDIDDQTFLRMYVTTINFYKKNPSMEGKDLVKIIREAIAKALVFYYLFAGRLREHTGWKLVVECTGQGVVFAEANTDVTLLYFGEDALYSPFPNSNDITLDVPNNQGILFDIPLMFVQVTRLKCGGFIFSICFNHTMCDGISLSQFLSAVGELARGAASPSIRPVWERHLLTAPQPLRLSFPHREYDVATGTIGGPHIPLDQILGSSFFFGPAEISALGRSLPPYLQRCSKFEIVAGCTWRCQTIALSLNPDEEIRFIGVVDYRRQINRWLPVGYYGTGGNNCWKVDQVASWQVDQAAAYNAEITNHDDQCMVTKQHARDKQVINLTRAKLVVVPEDTAKIVDHLCTTWRDVLIKRLKKKQQVDVAVYGYSLEGFLTGEVDPPERQILDEESESMVINPTFIAWQRQDRRVAGWLLSSLSENALTLVVGLRSARDIWRALETNFASR